The DNA sequence TTCATCAACGGACTTCGTCCCGGTCGGCCGCCGCTATTGACCGAGCGGTTCCCCACCGACACCCCACTGCGTGCGCGGTACCTCGGTGATCGTGACCCACACGGAATCAGGGTTCTTCCCCGTCGCGCGGGCGTAGGCCTCGGTGACCGCGGCGATGGTCTCGCGCTTGACCCGGTCGCTGAGTCCCGGGGTCTGAGAGATCTGGATCAACGGCATGTCGGCCTCACTGTTTTGCTGGGTTCTGCGTCGCCGGAATCGGGTGGTCGCTGTGGGTTCTGACGGGAGTTGCTCACGAGATGGAGGTGAAGAGAACGTCCGCGTCGAAACAACTGTGGTCGCCGGTATGGCATGCCCCGCCGGTCTGCTCGACCGTGAGCAGCACGGTGTCACCATCACAGTCCAGGCGCACCTCGAGAACCTTCTGGGTGTGGCCACTGGTGGCGCCCTTGATCCACTGGGTGCCGCGTGATCTGGAGAAGTACGTGGCCTCACGGGTGGTCAGGGTTCGTTCGAGGGCGTC is a window from the Williamsia sp. DF01-3 genome containing:
- the hisI gene encoding phosphoribosyl-AMP cyclohydrolase; its protein translation is MSLDPETAGKLKRNADGLICAVVQEAGTGDVLMVAWMDDDALERTLTTREATYFSRSRGTQWIKGATSGHTQKVLEVRLDCDGDTVLLTVEQTGGACHTGDHSCFDADVLFTSIS
- a CDS encoding tautomerase family protein, with the protein product MVTPCCSRSSRPAGHAIPATTVVSTRTFSSPPSREQLPSEPTATTRFRRRRTQQNSEADMPLIQISQTPGLSDRVKRETIAAVTEAYARATGKNPDSVWVTITEVPRTQWGVGGEPLGQ